A region from the Streptomyces tsukubensis genome encodes:
- a CDS encoding non-ribosomal peptide synthetase: MTAVLPERTRPLAAPAPHDLLERLAAAPGGRTAVIAADHELTFDELRTGAMRIAAGLAAHGVGPESVVALCLPRGAALVTALIGTLTAGAAYLPVDPKLPAERRRYLVTDSGADAVITLDGGPDGALPAGVPRLGLAELLSGDAPGPGYRPVPVTADTLAYVIYTSGSTGRPKGVEIARGAAARLLTELEDTGIATGDGARVGWNASPSFDASVQQWVRVCRGDTLVMVDDETRADPALLAAFTDEQSLTDLDLTPSHAEPLLDLLSADGGPRPLTLLIGGEAIGPALWSRIAELTAAGTVRAVNLYGPTECTVDATAGWIEPAGRTPHIGGVLPGLRMRVLDEKLAPVGTEGTGELYLAGPRVGRGYRNRPGLTAERFTADTGPDAEPGGRMYRTGDLVRLLPDGRLDCLGRADGQVKLRGFRIELPEIEAAMTAHGSVTEAVAVLRDDVHGAPGIVGYYRAAAPVTETALTELLAASLPAYMVPSVLVAVDRFPTTVNGKLDRAALPAPPSGAPAPAVADSGLSASERLIGDVWTTVLRASSVGPDDNFFKLGGHSLLAIKLVSRVRSELGVALPVKAVYAHPRLRDLAAHIDGLVAAQDG; this comes from the coding sequence ATGACCGCAGTCCTGCCCGAGCGCACCCGCCCCCTCGCCGCCCCTGCACCGCACGATCTGCTGGAGCGGCTCGCCGCCGCCCCCGGCGGCCGTACCGCCGTGATCGCCGCCGACCACGAGCTGACCTTCGACGAACTCCGCACCGGCGCCATGCGGATCGCGGCCGGGCTCGCCGCCCACGGCGTGGGCCCCGAATCCGTCGTCGCGCTCTGCCTGCCGCGCGGCGCGGCGCTGGTCACCGCACTGATCGGCACCCTCACCGCGGGCGCCGCCTATCTCCCCGTGGACCCGAAGCTGCCCGCCGAACGGCGCCGCTATCTGGTGACGGACTCCGGCGCCGACGCCGTGATCACCCTCGACGGCGGACCGGACGGCGCGCTCCCGGCCGGGGTGCCCCGGCTCGGCCTCGCGGAACTGCTCTCCGGAGACGCCCCCGGCCCCGGCTACCGGCCGGTCCCGGTGACCGCGGACACCCTCGCGTACGTCATCTACACCTCGGGCTCGACGGGCCGCCCCAAGGGCGTCGAAATCGCCCGGGGCGCGGCGGCCCGGCTGCTCACCGAGCTGGAGGACACGGGGATCGCGACGGGCGACGGCGCCCGGGTGGGCTGGAACGCCTCCCCGTCCTTCGACGCCTCCGTACAGCAGTGGGTCCGGGTCTGCCGCGGCGACACCCTCGTCATGGTCGACGACGAGACCCGCGCCGACCCCGCACTGCTCGCCGCGTTCACCGACGAGCAGTCCCTCACCGATCTCGACCTCACTCCCTCGCACGCCGAACCGCTGCTGGACCTGCTCTCCGCCGACGGCGGGCCGCGTCCGCTGACCCTGCTGATCGGCGGCGAGGCGATCGGCCCCGCCCTCTGGTCCCGGATCGCGGAGCTGACCGCGGCGGGCACGGTCCGTGCCGTCAATCTGTACGGCCCCACCGAGTGCACCGTGGACGCCACCGCCGGGTGGATCGAACCCGCCGGGCGGACCCCGCACATCGGCGGTGTGCTGCCCGGGCTGCGGATGCGGGTGCTGGACGAGAAGCTGGCGCCCGTCGGCACCGAAGGGACCGGCGAACTGTATCTGGCCGGGCCCCGGGTGGGCCGCGGCTACCGCAACCGGCCCGGTCTCACCGCCGAACGGTTCACCGCCGACACCGGTCCCGACGCCGAACCCGGCGGGCGGATGTACCGCACCGGAGATCTGGTACGACTCCTCCCCGACGGCCGGCTCGACTGTCTCGGCCGGGCCGACGGCCAGGTGAAGCTGCGGGGCTTCCGGATCGAACTCCCCGAGATCGAAGCCGCCATGACCGCCCACGGCTCCGTCACCGAGGCCGTCGCCGTCCTCCGGGACGACGTCCACGGCGCTCCCGGCATCGTCGGCTACTACCGGGCCGCGGCACCGGTCACCGAGACGGCACTCACGGAGCTGCTGGCGGCTTCGCTGCCCGCGTACATGGTGCCCTCCGTGCTGGTCGCCGTGGACCGCTTCCCGACCACCGTCAACGGCAAGCTGGACCGGGCCGCGCTGCCCGCACCACCGTCAGGCGCCCCGGCCCCGGCCGTCGCGGACAGCGGTCTCTCGGCCTCGGAGCGGCTGATCGGGGACGTGTGGACGACCGTCCTGCGGGCGTCGTCCGTCGGCCCCGACGACAACTTCTTCAAGCTGGGCGGCCATTCGCTGCTGGCCATCAAGCTGGTGTCGCGGGTCCGGTCCGAGCTGGGCGTGGCCCTGCCGGTGAAGGCCGTCTACGCCCATCCGCGGCTGCGGGACCTCGCCGCGCACATCGACGGGCTCGTCGCAGCCCAGGACGGATGA
- a CDS encoding thioesterase II family protein has translation MTDGTFPLPNADDIVWDLPGDGPQRTALLVLPHAGGNAHAYSAWRDRLPADVRLLIGQYPGRGARYAEELPTTIADLAGPVAAALPDDLPDDLVVLGHSMGSLVAFEVVRRLAAAGRPARALVASACRAPFLPNPSAVYPERLDDDQLVAAIKERGGTDDGILDEPELREIVIPSIRADFAIDDVYRCTADEASVDCPVTVIGGDQDPVVPVTALGRWAEITAAGFAEHVLPGGHFYFQQQLPAFFALLDTVLAPAPGALAASAA, from the coding sequence ATGACCGACGGGACCTTCCCCCTCCCCAACGCCGACGACATCGTCTGGGACCTCCCCGGCGACGGACCGCAGCGCACCGCACTGCTGGTCCTGCCGCACGCGGGCGGCAACGCCCACGCCTACTCCGCATGGCGGGACCGGCTCCCGGCGGACGTACGGCTGCTGATCGGCCAGTACCCGGGCCGGGGTGCCCGCTACGCCGAGGAACTCCCCACGACCATCGCGGATCTGGCCGGGCCGGTGGCGGCGGCGCTCCCCGATGATCTCCCGGACGATCTGGTGGTCCTCGGCCACAGCATGGGCTCGCTGGTCGCCTTCGAGGTGGTACGGCGGCTCGCCGCGGCCGGGCGGCCGGCCCGGGCCCTGGTGGCCTCGGCCTGCCGGGCCCCGTTCCTGCCGAACCCCAGCGCGGTGTATCCGGAGCGCCTCGACGACGACCAGCTCGTCGCCGCCATCAAGGAGCGGGGCGGTACCGACGACGGGATCCTCGACGAACCCGAGCTGCGCGAGATCGTCATCCCGTCGATCCGCGCCGACTTCGCCATCGACGACGTGTACCGGTGCACCGCCGACGAGGCCTCGGTCGACTGCCCGGTCACCGTCATCGGCGGCGATCAGGACCCCGTGGTGCCGGTCACGGCACTGGGCCGCTGGGCCGAGATCACCGCGGCCGGGTTCGCGGAGCACGTGCTGCCCGGCGGCCACTTCTACTTCCAGCAGCAGCTGCCCGCCTTCTTCGCCCTGCTGGACACCGTGCTCGCGCCCGCGCCCGGCGCGCTCGCCGCCTCCGCCGCCTGA
- a CDS encoding TauD/TfdA family dioxygenase, protein MTTFADAPVLGGLNVIREPGRPAVVITPGHGSAEAAAAWLTEHRAAVQAELHRSGAVLLRGLPIHDAASFATARDALVEQRAGYKEKATPRTDFGEGVFSSTDLPAAQPIRLHNENSYTLDFPGVLLFGCITAPEEGGATTVGDMREALRLLPDGLRARFEEAGWLLVRNYSELAGLPWYTTFATEDRAVAEAYCDENTIGYEWLDDDSLITRQRRSAVITHPVTGERVWFNHFAFWNSRTLDPDVREVLEETYGPDGLPFNTYLGDGTRLTDAEVDAVNEVYDRVTVRESWQRGDLMLVDNILCAHGREAFTGDRKILVAMGEPVALADCSPATQPSTTVHGE, encoded by the coding sequence ATGACGACCTTCGCCGACGCCCCCGTCCTGGGCGGACTGAACGTGATCCGCGAGCCGGGCAGGCCCGCCGTCGTGATCACCCCCGGCCACGGCTCCGCCGAGGCCGCCGCCGCCTGGCTGACCGAGCACCGGGCCGCCGTCCAGGCCGAGCTGCACCGCTCCGGCGCGGTGCTGCTGCGCGGGCTGCCCATCCATGACGCGGCCTCCTTCGCCACCGCCCGCGACGCACTCGTCGAACAGCGCGCCGGATACAAGGAGAAGGCGACCCCGCGCACCGACTTCGGCGAGGGGGTGTTCTCCTCCACCGATCTCCCGGCCGCCCAGCCGATCAGACTGCACAACGAGAACAGCTACACCCTGGACTTCCCGGGGGTGCTGCTCTTCGGCTGCATCACCGCCCCCGAGGAGGGCGGGGCCACCACCGTCGGAGATATGCGGGAGGCGCTGAGACTGCTCCCGGACGGGCTGCGGGCCAGGTTCGAGGAGGCCGGCTGGCTGCTCGTGCGGAACTACTCCGAACTGGCCGGCCTGCCCTGGTACACGACCTTCGCGACGGAGGACCGGGCGGTCGCGGAGGCCTACTGCGACGAGAACACCATCGGGTACGAGTGGCTCGACGACGACTCCCTGATCACCCGGCAGCGCCGCTCGGCGGTGATCACGCACCCGGTGACCGGGGAGCGGGTCTGGTTCAACCACTTCGCGTTCTGGAACAGCCGCACCCTCGACCCGGACGTCCGCGAGGTGCTGGAGGAGACGTACGGCCCGGACGGACTCCCCTTCAACACCTATCTGGGCGACGGAACCCGGCTCACGGACGCCGAGGTCGACGCCGTCAACGAGGTCTACGACCGGGTCACGGTCCGCGAGAGCTGGCAGCGGGGCGATCTGATGCTGGTGGACAACATCCTCTGCGCCCACGGGCGGGAGGCCTTCACCGGCGACCGGAAGATCCTCGTCGCCATGGGCGAACCGGTCGCGCTCGCCGACTGCTCCCCCGCCACCCAGCCGTCCACCACCGTCCACGGGGAGTGA